The following coding sequences are from one Lolium rigidum isolate FL_2022 chromosome 6, APGP_CSIRO_Lrig_0.1, whole genome shotgun sequence window:
- the LOC124662976 gene encoding transcription factor WRKY45-1-like — translation MQAPSIVNADGSAATGFGSAAADEQFYDAVVRELTRGQELTALLQAEVLRALRGQGHAEAAAAFILQEVSRAFTFCISIMDGSAPAPAAAPSHATVATAAAAPPHATVATAAAAGARRARDDGAPRKSIMTPSPNSDGYEWRKYGQKRIMGTSFPRCYFRCCYHRERSCPATKQVQEQHSNGGPRMYLVIYVHEHTCHRTSPAVAEPEATTGSPTEMLDFSAAAGFSRQQPGGVVQLSKEELEQQVLVSSLTCVLQGRQLYPGGGSPEEWSSQGRPRQDGAPVPAVSIETSAELPASLGDDDGLDVMDYDVSDTMYFGASSSYSYGGDHELLL, via the exons ATGCAGGCGCCTAGCATCGTCAACGCGGACGGCAGCGCCGCCACTGGCTTCGGCTCGGCAGCGGCCGACGAGCAGTTCTACGACGCGGTCGTGAGGGAGCTGACGCGCGGGCAGGAGCTGACGGCGCTGCTGCAGGCGGAGGTGCTGCGGGCGCTACGCGGCCAGGGCCatgccgaggccgccgccgcatTCATCCTGCAGGAGGTGTCCCGCGCCTTCACCTTCTGTATCTCCATCATGGACGGCTCCGCcccggcccccgccgccgcgccatccCACGCGACCgttgccaccgccgccgccgcgccaccccACGCGACCgttgccaccgccgccgccgcgggcgcgCGCCGGGCTAGGGATGACGGCGCGCCAAGAAA AAGCATCATGACACCCTCGCCCAACTCGGATGGCTACGAGTGGAGGAAGTATGGCCAGAAGAGGATCATGGGGACAAGCTTCCCAAG GTGCTACTTCCGATGCTGCTACCACCGCGAGCGCAGCTGCCCGGCGACGAAGCAGGTGCAGGAGCAGCACAGCAACGGCGGCCCCAGGATGTACCTCGTCATCTACGTCCACGAGCACACCTGCCACCGCACGTCGCCGGCCGTAGCGGAGCCTGAGGCGACCACAGGTAGTCCCACGGAGATGCTCGACTTCTCCGCCGCCGCGGGGTTCTCGCGGCAGCAACCGGGCGGCGTCGTGCAGCTGAGcaaggaggagctcgagcagcagGTGCTCGTCTCCTCCCTCACCTGCGTGCTGCAGGGGAGACAGCTCTACCCCGGCGGCGGATCGCCGGAAGAATGGTCGTCGCAGGGACGCCCTCGCCAAGACGGCGCGCCCGTACCCGCTGTTTCCATCGAGACGTCGGCTGAGCTGCCGGCGTCGTTGGGCGATGATGACGGGCTGGATGTCATGGACTACGATGTGTCGGACACGATGTATTTCGGCGCATCCTCATCATATTCCTATGGAGGTGACCACGAACTGCTGCTTTGA